CcattgaaggtaggtgagatacaaaccagaggacatgagttaagggtgaaaggggaaaagtttagggggaacttcttcacacagagagtggtggaagcgtggaatgagctggcagctgaggtggtgaatgcaggctcaattttaacatttaagaagaatttggacaggtacatggatgggagagatatggaggactatggagtggatatgtcagtgggactaggcaaaaaaaaaaatggtttggcacagactagggaGGCTGaggaggcctgtttctgtcctgagGTGTTCAATGGTTCTAACTAAGCTACCCTTCATCTCCGCTATAGCTGCTACTTTACTTCCACAGTAGTCTAAGGAGATCAGGGAATGGAAATTAAAGTTGTCTATTTTATTAACAGGCACATAGTGCATCCATTATTGTTCATTACTTATAAAATATCATTATGTGCATATTACATGATTGTACATGTTCTTTCTGGCACTGAACAATTGTTTCTACTACTGAGTACCAATAGTTTGAAGGGGATTGTATTATGTTTAAAAAGAATAATGCAAAATTGGCAAAATAAATAACCCACACCATCGGTTTATTCTTAACACCATTTAGAATGAATTGCCAAAAATATTCTATGAAGCATACATGAAACAAAGGTGTAATTTCTGCTAAACACATTTCTAAGTGACTTTCAGAAGGCAACTAGCAATTTTTTCAGTAAACTCCTTTTTAATGCTTTCAACTTAAAGTTTAGAATTGATCAAAATTAATTTTATcataaatttaatttacagtATTCTTTCCCCCAACTTATCTATTTAATTTCTAATTTGTTTTAACAATCCATCTTAGATCTCCAATCTGCCAAGGATTGAAGTATAAAATGTAGAAATGTACAAATTATAAGATTttatcagagaaaaaaaattgtcaatgcaCTGTAGTGTAAATTCTGATAAAGAATAAGGTAATCTAGTCACCCTGCATTCCCAGAATTCAATGGCATCACCATTATTAAGTGGTTATGTCAAacttgagggggaggacatggacctgtcctcgggcctgcgcaaaggagcttttaggtggagtgcagtgtgcgcagcactggccccaccctttacacccacggttcgtgtgccatggccgagcaagctgggacgtggcagcgaggtccttgggtcgtagattttatatcggagtgaccttctcctatgcaggttgctcaaccgggctgaagaggcctgcctccccttttaggtcgaaccatatctggagatctacgaccgctcTCCACAGTGATGGAGCGGTGcaccctggaatcggcctgcgtgcgtttactcctgccgcggccgagtaaaggggatgcagcaatATGTCAAACTGCAATACCTACAATTACCATCAAAATGGAAAAATGGCAGTGGAAAGTAAGAACGCCTACAAGGTtatttccaagtcacacatcttACCATCTTGGAAATGTATCATAATTCTTGCTGGTTCAAAATTCCAGATAACAACACTTTATATAGAAAATCTGCAGTAGCTCAAGAAAGTTTCTCACCATCACCTTCTTGAGGACCATTAGGGAAGAGCAACAAAATGTTGGCCTTGACAGCTATATTctgtgaatgaataaataaatattggaaaTGAATTTAAGTAGATAAttctttgtacattttttttttcagagataTAGCTTGGTAataggctcttccggcccattTGTTTAAATACATCCATATGACCAAATGACCCTGTACATCATTGGAATGTGGTAGGAAACTCATGTGTACAtaaggagaacacacaaactccttatagacagtgccgaaTTTgaactgggtcactggtgctataatagcattacactaactgctactgCTGTGGTTAACATTTCTATGCTAAAAAATTCTATGATCAACCTGCTGGATATTTCAAACATTTCCTGCCTTTTATTTAACAAATGTTGCCAAACAATTTATCAAAACTTCCAGGTTAAAgtctaaatgtttcaaaattattTCTGTTTGCTGGAAATTGCTAGATTAATCATTGATGTGTTCTGTGCATAGTTTATACTGTGACCTTTAGTTGAAGTACAGAGAAGCACAAAGTTCAATTTGCAGTCCTACAAATCATTCTTCATTAGATGCATAGGTGTGGGGGCCAATGTCCTTTACAAATCAATACCATTTAATGAAAAATTCGAGATGAGCATTTTGAGATAATGGCAACATCCCCAGCAATTTTAATCtctcactttttaattacattttcttaattaaaaaaagtGAGGCATCTCAAAATATGGTTCCTACATTCCTTGGCCAACATGACAAACATATTCCACAGATCAACATCTCTCTTAAGATAAAATGTGCAACTTTGTCATAattagtttgattttttttttatggaCAAAAATCAACAAAATTAGATTAGAAGCAAAATCATTTggacaataataaataaatatgcaaACAGAAAGAATCTGAGTCAAGTACAATACTATatgaaaatgttcattttgaaTCCTGGCAGATGGCAAAAGAATGTGGGACTGAGTATAGTGTCTCCGTCACATGGAAGAAAACAATAAAATATAGTTGAGAAAGAATCATAGCTTTTAAAAATCACGTCAGTACATATATTTCTACTTTTAAGTTTATCATATTTGTTATGACCTGCCCAAGACCATAACGTGAAATAGCTactagaaaataaaattaaaataatttaaataatgatcTTTTTTGTGAAGTAGGCACATAGcaagaaagaaagatagagaaTACTGACCCAACAGCTCTTTAAATGAAGACAACCGTTATCTGTCAGTTAATCTTCAAGTACAATAAATCATTTCTGTAGTTTGATAAATGAGCACAAGCACTTACCTTTGGGAAGAGATATCCCCTATGAACTCAGTACGGTTCAGTGAACTGGTACACAGAAAATTATGCCTGGCTATTGGGACCCTCTACTGATTTTGATGATAAGGAAATCAGGCACACATAACTAATTATATGATCCGTCACATCATGAAAAATGTCATGCTGGAAGCACTGAATTCAAACTATACTCCAGTAACCCGCAGAACCAAACTGTTGTGATGGTATTATAATGGATAGAAGATTGTAGAAAAATACGCATGACATTAtatcaccatttttttttatgTAGACCATTTGTAAATTGAATTGCATATAAACACAAGTTAAATCCAAACAGATGTTTTTCCATTTCCAGATTTGCTGCTGGGGCTGCCTTTTTCTGAACCAGGTTTGGGCTTAGTTCCATGTTTCTCATGGGCTGTGTTGACACGGTTCTGTTCTGCTACAGTACCTCCTGATGTTGGGCTGCTGGTCCTAGATTTCTGTGCATTTTCTTGCATATTATAACCCTGAAAAGCAATGTCCAACTGTTCTTGGGCAACTTTCAGGTGTTTGTGGAGCTTGGCCAAGTCAGGTGGGATGTTGTCATCTGGACTAGTGGATTGATGGTCTTGGGCTACATTTGTTAAGCGTTGCCCCCGAGCAACAAGACCATTCGGGACATTTGTGGACTTATCCGATTTTACTACCAGATTGTACCCTGGTGGTGATGATGGAATGTTCCGAGGGTAATGGTGAGGTAAAGGTCGATTGTTGTTCTGGTTCCGCCGCTTGCTACGAATTACGTCTCTAATGGTTCCAAAGCCCAGATGAAACATCTCACAGATATTAAGAATCAAGCAAAGACAACTGACTACATACATTACAATGAGGAAGACTGTCTTCTCTGTAGGTCTGGAGACAAAGCAGTCCACTGTGTGAGGACACGGATTTCTAGTGCAGACATATGATGGATTAACTTCAAATCCATACAGTAAATATTGTCCCAACAAGAAACCTACCTCAAATAGAGCCCTAAAAATCAATTGGAAAACGTACATTTTCATTAGACCTTCTTGCAAGATGCGTCGTCTCCCATCATGTTTTTGATCATTGCCAACctcttttttctcactttctgtGTCTTCATAAATCATTGGCTCTTCCTCATCTTCATCAGTTTGTTCTGAATTTTGGTGGACTTGCCATCGTAGGGTTGGTATTTTCTTCTTCTTAAAGCATTTGTTCTTTTTGTCTTCTTCAGTGGATCTAGCAATTTTATGGATGGCGTAGCCAAGGTACATCACAGATGGAGTTGATATTATGATGATCTGAAAAACCCAGAACCTCACATGGGAGAGAGGTGCAAAGGCATCATAGCAGACATTTTCGCATCCAGGCTGTTTGGTATTACAGACAAATTTGCTTTGTTCATCAGAATAAATGGATTCCCCTCCAACGGCTGTGAGCACGATGCGGAATATTATTAGCACCGTAAGCCATACTTTCCCAACAAAGGTGGAGTGATTGTGGATTTCTTCAAGAAGACGTGTTAAAAAGGCCCAGCTCATATTTATCATAAGGACTCCTCATT
The Narcine bancroftii isolate sNarBan1 chromosome 1, sNarBan1.hap1, whole genome shotgun sequence genome window above contains:
- the gjc2 gene encoding gap junction gamma-2 protein, whose amino-acid sequence is MINMSWAFLTRLLEEIHNHSTFVGKVWLTVLIIFRIVLTAVGGESIYSDEQSKFVCNTKQPGCENVCYDAFAPLSHVRFWVFQIIIISTPSVMYLGYAIHKIARSTEEDKKNKCFKKKKIPTLRWQVHQNSEQTDEDEEEPMIYEDTESEKKEVGNDQKHDGRRRILQEGLMKMYVFQLIFRALFEVGFLLGQYLLYGFEVNPSYVCTRNPCPHTVDCFVSRPTEKTVFLIVMYVVSCLCLILNICEMFHLGFGTIRDVIRSKRRNQNNNRPLPHHYPRNIPSSPPGYNLVVKSDKSTNVPNGLVARGQRLTNVAQDHQSTSPDDNIPPDLAKLHKHLKVAQEQLDIAFQGYNMQENAQKSRTSSPTSGGTVAEQNRVNTAHEKHGTKPKPGSEKGSPSSKSGNGKTSVWI